A genomic segment from Parolsenella catena encodes:
- a CDS encoding CaiB/BaiF CoA transferase family protein: protein MKPLEGILVLDFCQYLAGPSAALRLADLGARVIKIERPGTGDGSRHLVLEGCIADGDGLNFHTINRNKESIELNTKSPEGLAMAKRLIAQADVLIESFRPGVMAKMGLSYEEAHELNPRLVYASISGYGATSPWARKPGQDLLVQSLSGLAWLNGNADQPPMPFALSLADSYTGVHAAEGILSCLIRRESTGEGGHVEVSLLASVLDLQFEVITTYLNDGHKAPRRSEFNNAHAYLAAPYGIYETSDGYIALAMGSVPELGKIIGSAEVEAYTDQQEWFTRRDEIKRAIQRTLVHETTAHWLEALQAHDYWCSDVYTWEKLMASDAFKALDFIQDVSRVEGEHVFTTRCPITFAGEDFGPSKSAPRLGEDTRRIIEEFHLDQEEGE from the coding sequence ATGAAGCCACTTGAGGGAATTCTCGTCCTCGATTTCTGCCAGTACCTCGCAGGGCCCTCTGCGGCTCTGCGCCTTGCCGACCTTGGCGCCCGCGTCATCAAGATCGAGCGGCCCGGCACGGGAGACGGCTCGCGCCACCTTGTGCTCGAGGGCTGCATCGCAGACGGCGACGGCCTGAACTTTCACACGATCAACCGTAACAAGGAGAGCATCGAGCTCAACACGAAGAGTCCCGAGGGCCTTGCGATGGCCAAGCGCCTCATCGCCCAGGCAGACGTGCTCATCGAGAGCTTTCGTCCGGGCGTCATGGCCAAGATGGGCCTGAGCTACGAGGAAGCGCACGAGCTCAACCCGCGCCTCGTCTATGCGAGCATCTCGGGATATGGCGCCACGAGCCCCTGGGCCAGAAAGCCGGGGCAGGACCTTCTCGTGCAGTCCCTCTCCGGGCTCGCCTGGCTCAACGGCAACGCCGACCAGCCCCCCATGCCGTTTGCGCTGTCGCTCGCAGACTCCTACACCGGCGTCCACGCCGCGGAGGGCATTCTCTCGTGCCTCATTCGGCGCGAGTCCACCGGCGAGGGCGGCCATGTCGAGGTAAGCCTGCTCGCATCCGTTCTCGACCTGCAGTTCGAGGTCATCACGACTTACCTGAACGACGGGCACAAGGCACCCCGGCGCAGCGAGTTCAACAACGCGCATGCCTACCTGGCCGCCCCCTACGGCATTTACGAGACGTCCGATGGCTACATCGCGCTCGCCATGGGATCCGTCCCCGAGCTGGGCAAGATCATCGGGTCGGCAGAGGTTGAGGCCTACACGGACCAGCAGGAGTGGTTCACACGCCGCGACGAGATCAAGCGTGCCATCCAGCGCACGCTCGTCCACGAGACGACCGCCCACTGGCTCGAGGCGCTCCAGGCACACGACTATTGGTGCTCGGATGTCTACACCTGGGAGAAGCTCATGGCCTCCGACGCGTTCAAGGCCCTCGACTTCATCCAGGACGTCAGCCGCGTCGAGGGGGAGCACGTCTTCACCACGCGCTGCCCCATCACGTTTGCCGGCGAGGACTTTGGCCCCTCGAAGAGCGCCCCGCGCCTTGGAGAGGACACGCGGAGAATCATCGAAGAGTTCCACCTGGACCAGGAAGAGGGTGAGTAG
- a CDS encoding MaoC family dehydratase, whose product MDEKACYFEDYQLGDSRTTGAKTITEADIVIHAGQTGDFFPHHIDAEFCKNTEFGQRIAHGTLTFSVGVGLTASFINPVAFSYGYDHLRFIKPVFIGDTIHTVVTISDKKDHKKRANMGIVTEHLEVLNQKGETVMVADHLLMCQKRDA is encoded by the coding sequence ATGGACGAGAAGGCCTGCTACTTCGAGGACTACCAGCTCGGCGACAGCCGCACGACGGGCGCCAAGACCATCACCGAGGCCGACATCGTGATCCACGCCGGCCAGACGGGTGACTTCTTCCCCCACCACATCGACGCCGAGTTCTGCAAGAACACCGAGTTTGGCCAGCGCATCGCACACGGCACGCTCACGTTCAGCGTGGGCGTTGGCCTCACGGCGTCGTTCATCAACCCGGTTGCGTTCTCGTACGGCTACGACCACCTGCGCTTCATCAAGCCCGTCTTCATCGGCGACACGATCCACACCGTCGTGACCATCTCCGACAAGAAGGACCACAAGAAGCGCGCCAACATGGGCATCGTGACCGAGCACCTCGAGGTGCTCAACCAGAAGGGCGAGACCGTCATGGTCGCCGATCACCTGCTCATGTGCCAGAAGCGCGACGCCTAG
- a CDS encoding extracellular solute-binding protein, translating to MATTLRGITWNHSRGFTSIVGVTQRYAELHPETDVVWEKRSLSEFESKPIQELAGTYDFLVIDHPWAGFAAKHNVLLPLNEYLPAEFLANQRENSVGKSFESYNFDGFQSALPIDAASPVALSRPDKIGTEDLPKTFDEVLELAKQGKVIYAATPTYLLMDFYGMCATADAGLFDPANEEHVVDREHGLAVLADMRELASLCPAKVFSLNTIDVHEELAKSDTAAYCPWVYGYVNYSRRGYAAHRLKATNVPLYHGGILQGVLGGTGLAVSSGTKHVEEAIDFVHYALSPEVQSTLYTDNGGQPGHRAAWLDDECNRTTLDFFRDTLDSLDAAYLRPRYSGYLYFQDNAGPVLHEFVQGELTATQALDKLDEIFVTSHAKA from the coding sequence ATGGCTACCACGCTGAGAGGCATCACCTGGAACCACAGCCGAGGCTTCACCTCGATCGTCGGGGTCACGCAGCGCTACGCAGAGCTGCACCCCGAGACGGACGTCGTCTGGGAGAAGCGCTCACTCTCCGAATTTGAGAGCAAGCCCATCCAGGAGCTCGCCGGCACCTATGACTTCCTCGTCATCGACCACCCCTGGGCGGGCTTTGCGGCCAAGCACAACGTGCTGCTTCCGCTCAACGAGTACCTGCCGGCCGAGTTCCTCGCAAATCAGCGCGAGAACTCAGTGGGAAAGTCGTTCGAGAGCTATAACTTCGACGGCTTCCAGAGCGCGCTTCCCATCGATGCGGCCTCGCCCGTCGCCCTCTCGCGCCCGGACAAGATCGGCACCGAGGATCTGCCCAAGACGTTCGATGAGGTCCTCGAGCTCGCCAAGCAAGGCAAGGTCATCTACGCCGCCACGCCCACCTACCTGCTCATGGACTTCTACGGCATGTGCGCCACCGCAGACGCCGGCCTGTTCGACCCGGCCAACGAGGAGCACGTCGTGGACCGCGAGCATGGCCTGGCCGTGCTCGCGGACATGCGCGAGCTCGCCAGCCTCTGCCCGGCCAAGGTCTTCTCGCTCAACACGATTGACGTGCACGAGGAGCTCGCCAAAAGCGACACCGCCGCCTACTGCCCCTGGGTCTATGGCTACGTCAACTACTCACGTCGAGGCTATGCGGCCCATCGCCTGAAGGCGACGAACGTTCCCCTCTACCACGGCGGCATCCTGCAAGGTGTCCTCGGCGGAACGGGCCTCGCCGTCTCATCGGGGACGAAGCACGTGGAAGAGGCCATCGACTTCGTGCACTACGCGCTCTCCCCCGAGGTGCAGTCGACGCTCTACACGGACAACGGTGGCCAGCCGGGGCACCGCGCCGCCTGGCTCGACGATGAGTGCAACCGCACGACGCTTGATTTCTTCAGGGACACACTCGATTCGCTCGACGCCGCCTACCTGCGCCCGCGCTATAGCGGCTACCTCTACTTCCAGGACAACGCCGGCCCCGTGCTGCACGAGTTCGTTCAGGGCGAGCTCACGGCCACGCAGGCGCTCGACAAGCTCGACGAGATCTTCGTGACCTCGCACGCGAAGGCCTAG
- the pgi gene encoding glucose-6-phosphate isomerase translates to MSNIPAPVDATKTPEWEALKAHHDKLVADHFNLKDAFAADDKRVEKLSFDMSDLHFDLSKDLVTDETVKLLCDLARAVKVEERRDAMFSGEHINTTEDRAVLHTALRRPKDQIGKFVVDGQDTVADVHEVLDRMYAFAERVRSGEWKGVSGKRIEHVMSIGIGGSDLGPVMAYEALKPYADAGIDCRFVSNIDPNDMAEKTRGLDPETTLVIIVSKTFTTLETITNAREARTWMLDALKAQGAIDGSDAQNADAIKKHFVAVSTNLELVEQFGIDPENAFGFWSWVGGRYSVDSAVGLSLIIAFGPERFAEFLAGFHDVDNYFKNTPLERNVVALMGLMNVWYVNFCGMGSHAVLPYNQYLHRFPAYLQQLTMESNGKSTRWDGTPATSATGEVFWGEAGTNGQHAFYQLIHQGTKPIPADFIAFVNTPNPTKDGDQDVHELFLGNFLAQTKALAFGKTADEVRAEGTAEWMVPARCFEGNRPTTSIFGEALTPHALGELIALYEHITFVEGTVWGLDSYDQWGVELGKQLAKQITPAFHDDEALARQDASTQALIAYYRAHRK, encoded by the coding sequence ATGTCGAACATCCCCGCGCCCGTCGACGCAACCAAGACCCCCGAGTGGGAGGCCCTCAAGGCCCACCACGACAAGCTCGTCGCGGACCACTTCAACCTCAAGGACGCCTTCGCTGCAGATGACAAGCGCGTCGAGAAGCTCTCGTTCGACATGAGCGACCTGCACTTTGACCTCTCGAAGGACCTCGTCACCGACGAGACCGTCAAGCTGCTGTGCGACCTCGCCCGCGCGGTGAAGGTCGAGGAGCGGCGCGACGCCATGTTCAGCGGCGAGCACATCAACACCACCGAGGACCGTGCCGTCCTGCACACGGCCCTGCGCCGTCCCAAGGACCAGATCGGCAAGTTCGTCGTCGACGGCCAGGACACCGTGGCAGACGTCCACGAGGTTCTCGACCGCATGTACGCGTTTGCCGAGCGCGTCCGCTCCGGCGAGTGGAAGGGCGTCTCGGGCAAGCGCATCGAGCACGTCATGAGCATCGGCATCGGTGGCTCAGACCTCGGCCCGGTCATGGCCTACGAGGCGCTCAAGCCCTATGCGGACGCCGGCATCGACTGCCGCTTCGTCTCCAACATCGACCCGAACGACATGGCCGAGAAGACGCGCGGCCTTGACCCCGAGACCACGCTCGTCATCATCGTCTCCAAGACGTTCACGACGCTCGAGACGATCACGAACGCTCGCGAGGCCCGCACCTGGATGCTCGACGCGCTGAAGGCGCAGGGTGCCATCGATGGCTCTGACGCCCAGAACGCCGATGCCATCAAGAAGCACTTCGTCGCCGTCTCCACGAACCTCGAGCTCGTCGAGCAGTTCGGCATCGACCCCGAGAACGCCTTTGGCTTCTGGAGCTGGGTCGGCGGCCGCTACTCCGTTGACTCCGCCGTGGGTCTCTCGCTCATCATCGCGTTCGGCCCCGAGCGCTTCGCCGAGTTCCTCGCCGGCTTCCATGACGTCGACAACTACTTCAAGAACACGCCGCTCGAGCGAAACGTCGTGGCGCTCATGGGCCTCATGAACGTCTGGTACGTCAACTTCTGCGGCATGGGCAGCCACGCCGTGTTGCCATACAACCAGTACCTGCACCGCTTCCCGGCCTACCTCCAGCAGCTCACGATGGAGTCCAACGGCAAGTCCACGCGCTGGGACGGCACGCCCGCCACGTCCGCCACGGGTGAGGTCTTCTGGGGCGAGGCTGGCACGAACGGTCAGCACGCGTTCTACCAGCTCATCCACCAGGGCACCAAGCCCATCCCGGCCGACTTCATCGCCTTCGTGAACACGCCCAACCCCACCAAGGACGGAGACCAGGACGTCCACGAGCTGTTCCTGGGCAACTTCCTCGCCCAGACGAAGGCCCTCGCCTTTGGCAAGACGGCGGACGAGGTGCGCGCCGAGGGCACGGCCGAGTGGATGGTCCCGGCTCGCTGCTTCGAGGGCAACCGCCCGACGACCTCGATCTTCGGCGAGGCTCTCACCCCGCACGCGCTCGGCGAGCTCATTGCGCTGTACGAGCACATCACGTTCGTGGAGGGCACCGTCTGGGGCCTTGACTCCTACGACCAGTGGGGCGTCGAGCTTGGCAAGCAGCTCGCCAAGCAGATCACGCCCGCCTTCCATGACGACGAGGCGCTCGCCCGGCAGGACGCCAGCACCCAGGCGCTCATCGCCTACTATCGCGCGCACAGGAAGTAG
- a CDS encoding DEAD/DEAH box helicase gives MTQSTNPGDGTTVAFSDLGLSEAVLKAVETLGYEQPTPVQAQAIPYVLEGRDLLAAAQTGTGKTAAFLLPTMSRLRHAERHRGPRMLIVTPTRELAQQIADVCATIEGRTHHRSYTVVGGVGYEPQKAALRRGLDILVATPGRLVDLIEQGEAHLDDVEVLVLDEADRMLDMGFLPAMRKIVGQTPSSRQTLLFSATLDEDAIGGIRDLVSDPAVVEIAHKGSVAETIDQFALPVSLEAKNALLPEVLKQEGPKRVIVFCRTKHRADACCRRLRRANISCAPIHGDRSQNQRERALRAFRDGSCDVLVATDVLARGIDVSDVRYVVNFDVPVDAEDYIHRIGRTGRAGEAGWALTFVTENDADELYAAEKLMGKVVPPFEPSYELELGDKPVELNPDRNPEDWRPLGKKARKKREEARKAASAAARKRALAKPRAEKSEKLAEHDKPAKTGGAKKDRPSKAAKSQRPGIAKLTRREVAELELETEGERRQRSRGGRRGGRRGGGQGRDGRPQQGGRANGQQTGRDQAADRRQRPAGGRGGQHRRVGDRAGRQRGIY, from the coding sequence ATGACCCAGAGCACCAACCCCGGTGACGGCACGACCGTCGCCTTCTCCGACCTCGGTCTTTCCGAGGCCGTCCTCAAGGCCGTCGAGACGCTCGGCTACGAGCAGCCCACGCCCGTCCAGGCCCAGGCCATCCCCTACGTCCTCGAGGGCCGTGACCTGCTCGCCGCCGCCCAGACCGGCACGGGCAAGACGGCCGCCTTCCTGCTTCCCACGATGAGCCGCCTCAGGCACGCCGAGCGCCACCGCGGCCCCAGGATGCTCATCGTGACGCCCACGCGCGAGCTTGCCCAGCAGATCGCCGACGTCTGCGCCACCATCGAGGGCCGCACGCATCACCGCAGCTACACCGTCGTAGGCGGCGTGGGCTACGAGCCGCAGAAGGCCGCCCTTCGCCGTGGCCTTGACATCCTCGTTGCCACGCCCGGCCGCCTCGTTGACCTCATCGAGCAGGGCGAGGCCCACCTCGATGACGTCGAGGTGCTCGTGCTCGACGAGGCAGACCGCATGCTCGACATGGGCTTTCTGCCCGCCATGCGCAAGATCGTGGGCCAGACGCCCTCCTCGCGCCAGACGCTGCTGTTCTCGGCCACGCTCGACGAGGACGCCATCGGCGGCATCCGCGATCTCGTGAGCGATCCGGCCGTCGTGGAGATCGCGCACAAGGGCTCGGTTGCCGAGACCATCGACCAGTTTGCGCTGCCCGTCTCGCTCGAGGCCAAGAACGCGCTGCTCCCCGAGGTGCTCAAGCAGGAGGGCCCCAAGCGCGTCATCGTCTTCTGCCGCACGAAGCACCGCGCGGACGCCTGCTGCCGCCGCCTGCGCCGCGCCAACATCTCCTGCGCCCCCATCCACGGCGACCGCAGCCAGAACCAGCGCGAGCGCGCCCTGCGCGCCTTCCGCGACGGCAGCTGTGACGTCCTCGTTGCCACCGACGTCCTCGCCCGCGGCATCGACGTCTCCGACGTGCGCTACGTCGTGAACTTCGACGTGCCCGTGGACGCCGAGGACTACATCCACCGCATCGGGCGCACGGGCCGCGCGGGCGAGGCCGGCTGGGCGCTCACCTTCGTGACTGAGAACGACGCAGACGAGCTCTACGCCGCCGAGAAGCTCATGGGCAAGGTCGTGCCGCCCTTCGAGCCCTCCTACGAACTCGAGCTGGGCGACAAGCCCGTGGAGCTCAACCCGGACCGGAACCCCGAGGACTGGCGCCCGCTGGGCAAGAAGGCCCGCAAGAAGCGCGAGGAGGCCCGCAAGGCCGCCAGCGCGGCCGCCCGCAAGCGCGCCCTCGCCAAGCCCCGCGCCGAGAAGAGCGAGAAGCTCGCCGAGCACGACAAGCCCGCCAAGACCGGCGGCGCAAAGAAGGACAGGCCCTCCAAGGCCGCGAAGTCGCAGCGCCCGGGCATCGCCAAGCTCACGCGCCGCGAGGTCGCCGAGCTCGAGCTCGAGACCGAGGGCGAGCGCAGGCAGCGCAGCCGCGGCGGCAGACGCGGCGGCAGGCGTGGCGGTGGCCAGGGCCGAGACGGGCGCCCGCAGCAGGGCGGCCGCGCGAACGGCCAGCAGACCGGCCGCGACCAGGCCGCGGACCGCAGGCAACGCCCCGCGGGCGGCAGGGGCGGCCAGCACCGCCGCGTGGGAGACCGCGCCGGCCGCCAGCGCGGCATCTACTAG
- a CDS encoding L-rhamnose/proton symporter RhaT, whose product MAAAFGVLLLATLFQGSFGICFKKYQPFSWEAFWALFSIIGVLLMPHIWAFIGIGGDYFSYLAQTPAPMLIGGALAGFFWGISSIWYSRAIDYIGVSLVTGINLGLSNLLGSLVPMAILGTWPSPSVLALILVGQAVLLVGVVILSKAGFMKRAEQGEEEQSGEGGGKKSLFMVGFIMALASGAGSAAINIGATASGTPVNIAVAAGVAPMYASLLQWTVVFAGGFVANFFYALYKLIKNHTFSDYTKPGCAKAYGKVLLTSFVWFAALGVYGFATSMLGDLGPAVGWVMFNGLALIVANAWGFKDGEWKGFVKPRNVALIGNLVIIIALVILGVTNVM is encoded by the coding sequence ATGGCAGCAGCATTTGGAGTGCTCTTGCTCGCGACCCTGTTCCAGGGCAGCTTTGGCATTTGCTTCAAAAAGTACCAACCGTTCTCCTGGGAGGCCTTCTGGGCGCTCTTCTCGATCATCGGCGTTCTTCTCATGCCCCACATCTGGGCGTTCATCGGCATCGGTGGGGACTACTTCTCCTACCTTGCCCAGACCCCGGCGCCCATGCTCATCGGCGGCGCGCTGGCTGGCTTCTTCTGGGGCATCAGCTCCATCTGGTACAGCCGAGCCATTGACTACATCGGCGTCTCTCTCGTGACCGGCATCAACCTTGGCCTGTCGAACCTTCTCGGTAGCCTCGTTCCCATGGCCATCCTGGGCACCTGGCCTTCCCCGAGCGTTCTCGCCCTCATCCTCGTGGGCCAGGCCGTGCTTCTCGTGGGTGTCGTCATCCTGTCCAAGGCTGGCTTCATGAAGCGCGCCGAGCAGGGCGAGGAGGAGCAGTCCGGTGAGGGCGGCGGCAAGAAGTCGCTGTTCATGGTTGGCTTCATCATGGCGCTCGCCTCTGGTGCCGGCTCCGCTGCCATCAACATCGGCGCCACGGCCTCCGGCACGCCCGTCAACATCGCGGTTGCCGCCGGCGTCGCTCCCATGTACGCCTCGCTTCTCCAGTGGACCGTCGTGTTCGCGGGCGGCTTCGTGGCCAACTTCTTCTACGCGCTCTACAAGCTTATCAAGAACCACACGTTCTCCGACTACACCAAGCCCGGCTGCGCCAAGGCCTATGGAAAGGTCCTGCTGACCTCCTTCGTGTGGTTTGCGGCACTCGGCGTCTACGGCTTTGCCACCTCCATGCTCGGTGACCTTGGCCCGGCGGTTGGCTGGGTCATGTTCAACGGCCTCGCCCTCATCGTCGCCAACGCCTGGGGCTTCAAGGACGGCGAGTGGAAGGGCTTCGTCAAGCCGCGCAATGTCGCCCTCATCGGCAACCTCGTGATCATCATCGCGCTGGTCATCCTCGGCGTCACGAACGTGATGTAG
- a CDS encoding CaiB/BaiF CoA transferase family protein gives MRPLEGITVLDLSQFLSAPSATLRLADLGARVIKVERPGTGDICRTLYISNCVIDGDSSLFHAINRNKQSVALDLKDPASRPTLERLVREADVMVTNYRPGVAERLGVDYEAARKLNPAIVYGQITGYGTKGPWVKRPGQDLLAQALSGICYLNGNADQPPTPMGLSIGDLFAGQHLAQGILAGVLRAKRTGEGAHVEVDLMRSLLDAQFEVFTTYLNDGHKAPQRSAINNANAFIDAPYGIYGTADGYLALAMIPVPKLGELIGCNALLAYDDAETWHTKRDEIKAIVADHLATQTTGHWLSILEPADVWCADVYTWDKLMSTEAFEDLGMTQRVSRPNGTTLETTCCPIIIDGKRPQGGPAAPTVGQDNDKYVA, from the coding sequence ATGAGGCCACTCGAGGGAATCACCGTGCTCGACCTGAGCCAGTTCCTCTCCGCGCCGTCCGCGACGCTCAGACTTGCCGACCTTGGCGCCCGCGTCATCAAGGTCGAGCGCCCGGGCACGGGTGACATCTGTCGCACGCTCTACATCTCCAATTGCGTCATCGATGGCGACAGCTCGCTGTTCCACGCCATCAACCGCAACAAGCAGAGCGTGGCGCTCGATCTCAAGGACCCCGCAAGTCGTCCGACGCTCGAGCGCCTCGTTCGCGAGGCAGACGTGATGGTCACGAATTACAGGCCGGGCGTCGCGGAGCGCCTGGGCGTGGACTACGAGGCCGCCCGCAAGCTCAATCCCGCAATCGTCTACGGGCAAATCACGGGCTATGGCACGAAGGGCCCCTGGGTCAAGAGGCCTGGTCAGGACCTTCTCGCACAGGCGCTCTCCGGCATCTGCTACCTCAACGGCAACGCCGACCAACCGCCCACGCCCATGGGGCTTTCCATCGGTGACCTGTTCGCAGGCCAGCATCTCGCCCAGGGCATCCTTGCGGGGGTGCTCAGGGCCAAGCGCACGGGTGAGGGCGCCCATGTGGAGGTTGACCTCATGCGCTCGCTTCTCGACGCGCAATTCGAGGTGTTCACGACCTACCTCAACGACGGTCACAAGGCCCCGCAGCGCAGCGCAATCAACAACGCCAACGCCTTCATCGACGCGCCGTACGGAATCTACGGCACGGCAGACGGCTACCTGGCGCTCGCGATGATCCCCGTGCCGAAACTCGGGGAGCTTATCGGCTGCAACGCACTTCTCGCCTACGACGACGCCGAGACGTGGCACACGAAGCGCGACGAGATCAAGGCCATCGTGGCCGACCACCTCGCCACCCAGACCACGGGCCACTGGCTCTCCATCCTCGAGCCGGCAGACGTGTGGTGCGCCGACGTTTACACCTGGGACAAGCTCATGTCGACGGAGGCCTTCGAAGACCTCGGCATGACACAGCGGGTCAGCCGTCCCAACGGCACGACGCTCGAGACCACCTGCTGCCCCATCATCATCGACGGAAAGCGCCCCCAGGGCGGTCCAGCCGCGCCAACCGTAGGACAGGACAACGACAAGTACGTCGCCTAG
- a CDS encoding HAD family hydrolase, which produces MAETKDACRFDAVIFDMDGVLVDSEALYLREFRAFSDACGLDVTEEELLAQVGASHQTFQRTIRDVLARNGIETASPEAAERVYEDWAVKNCERNYGQIMNPGVPETLDALRTAGVRVALASSAPMRFIHEALGQCGIDDRFERFVSGEQFHESKPNPEIYLHSMECLGLPATRCCCVEDSAFGIAAGKAAGMFVIAKREERFGFSQDAADVIVDEIPGILGVVLG; this is translated from the coding sequence ATGGCCGAGACGAAAGACGCTTGCCGCTTCGACGCCGTCATCTTTGACATGGACGGCGTGCTCGTGGACTCCGAGGCCCTCTATCTCCGCGAGTTCCGGGCGTTCTCGGATGCCTGCGGGCTCGACGTCACCGAGGAGGAGCTCCTCGCACAGGTGGGCGCCTCGCACCAGACGTTCCAGCGCACGATACGGGACGTCCTCGCCCGCAACGGCATCGAGACCGCCTCGCCCGAGGCTGCCGAGCGCGTCTACGAGGACTGGGCGGTCAAGAACTGCGAGCGCAACTACGGCCAGATCATGAATCCCGGCGTGCCCGAGACGCTCGATGCCCTGCGCACTGCCGGCGTGCGCGTGGCCCTGGCCTCCTCGGCTCCCATGCGCTTCATCCACGAGGCGCTTGGCCAGTGCGGCATCGACGACCGCTTCGAGCGGTTCGTCTCGGGCGAGCAGTTCCACGAGAGCAAGCCGAACCCAGAGATATACCTGCACTCCATGGAGTGCCTTGGGCTTCCGGCGACCCGGTGCTGCTGCGTGGAGGATTCCGCGTTCGGCATCGCGGCGGGCAAGGCGGCCGGCATGTTCGTCATTGCCAAGCGCGAGGAGCGCTTTGGCTTCTCTCAGGACGCCGCCGACGTCATCGTGGACGAGATTCCCGGCATCCTCGGCGTCGTGCTGGGGTAG
- a CDS encoding CapA family protein yields MGEPTNDEWWRHDEPAVNDRQARERRAAERRRPEEDPYSGSASHPRAPRDGRAVRPETGRSEAAELPHARRRSRGRRSGSSAVGHRGGPAQRYGYSAPERGGHGSTIPDDRLPRRRPRQQRPLGWSQQNVPQLRETSASNGGWKFRSLSPAHGRGVPPVVFLAAGVVLAVALLVIVVRGVSGCVASHAAPAAEEPAASEAAAATEAVATTQAAATDDASLPAHTVLDEGRRTASGDGRMSFSAVGDNLMNENLLELADGWGGSAGDGAYDFSPFYSEVAPVIQGSYDVSLINQETTLGGNDEFDYVGYPSYNTPDSLADAVASAGWRIVNTNTNHTYDTWTKSIEHSQGVWAAKTGLVTIGSYDSDADRQTVRLVECNGIRLAALSYCYGQNGYEQDDLPNDYFAVPYDEAKMREDVARAREVADVVLVYMHWGDEYTNEPSDDQKAIAKVCADIGVDVVVGSHAHVIQPVEWVEREGGGKMLCAYGLGDFVSGYRNSPNCILSGMLSCDFVRVGDDAAGGDNVGPGGIAVENVTWHPLVEHMVGDTDVVRFVKGYSTADAEANELLSTVGDPTTWPLEKTREVIGDVATIDA; encoded by the coding sequence ATGGGGGAGCCGACAAACGACGAGTGGTGGCGACACGACGAGCCCGCCGTGAACGACCGGCAGGCCCGTGAGCGTCGCGCCGCCGAGAGACGCCGACCCGAGGAAGACCCGTACTCCGGCTCCGCGAGCCATCCCCGCGCGCCGCGAGACGGTCGCGCCGTGCGTCCCGAGACGGGCCGCAGCGAGGCCGCCGAGCTGCCCCACGCGCGCCGCCGCTCCAGGGGCCGGCGCTCGGGCTCCTCGGCCGTGGGGCACAGGGGAGGCCCGGCGCAGCGCTACGGATACAGCGCGCCCGAGCGCGGCGGCCATGGCTCCACTATCCCCGACGACCGCCTGCCGCGTCGCCGTCCCCGGCAGCAGCGTCCGCTCGGCTGGTCCCAGCAGAACGTGCCCCAGCTGCGCGAGACGTCGGCGAGCAACGGCGGCTGGAAGTTCCGGTCTCTCTCGCCCGCGCATGGGCGCGGCGTCCCTCCTGTGGTGTTCCTTGCGGCGGGGGTCGTGCTCGCGGTCGCGCTGCTTGTCATCGTGGTCCGCGGCGTGTCCGGATGCGTTGCCTCCCACGCGGCCCCCGCTGCTGAGGAGCCCGCGGCGAGCGAGGCGGCGGCTGCGACCGAGGCCGTGGCGACAACCCAGGCCGCCGCAACTGATGACGCGAGCCTGCCGGCCCACACGGTCCTTGACGAGGGGCGCAGGACGGCAAGCGGCGATGGCCGCATGAGCTTCTCGGCGGTGGGTGACAACCTCATGAACGAGAACCTTCTCGAGCTCGCTGATGGCTGGGGTGGCTCTGCTGGCGACGGCGCCTATGACTTCTCGCCCTTCTACAGCGAGGTGGCGCCCGTCATCCAGGGGTCCTATGACGTTTCGCTCATCAACCAGGAGACGACGCTCGGCGGCAACGACGAGTTCGACTACGTGGGATATCCCAGCTACAACACGCCCGACTCGCTTGCGGACGCCGTGGCCTCGGCCGGCTGGCGCATCGTGAACACGAACACGAACCACACCTACGACACCTGGACGAAGTCTATCGAGCACTCCCAGGGCGTGTGGGCCGCAAAGACGGGCCTCGTCACGATCGGCTCGTACGACTCGGACGCCGATCGCCAGACGGTGCGGCTCGTGGAGTGCAACGGCATCAGGCTCGCGGCGCTCTCGTACTGCTACGGCCAGAACGGCTACGAGCAGGATGACCTGCCCAACGACTACTTTGCCGTGCCCTATGACGAGGCCAAGATGCGCGAGGACGTGGCGCGCGCCCGCGAGGTGGCCGACGTCGTGCTCGTCTACATGCACTGGGGCGACGAGTACACGAACGAGCCGAGCGACGATCAGAAGGCGATCGCGAAGGTGTGCGCCGACATCGGCGTGGACGTGGTGGTGGGCAGCCATGCGCACGTGATCCAGCCGGTGGAGTGGGTGGAGCGCGAGGGCGGCGGCAAGATGCTGTGCGCGTATGGCCTGGGAGATTTTGTGTCCGGCTACCGCAACAGCCCCAACTGCATCCTGAGCGGCATGCTGAGCTGCGACTTCGTGCGCGTGGGCGATGACGCTGCCGGCGGTGACAACGTGGGGCCGGGCGGCATCGCCGTGGAGAACGTCACGTGGCACCCGCTCGTGGAGCACATGGTGGGCGACACCGACGTCGTGCGCTTCGTGAAGGGCTATTCGACCGCCGATGCCGAGGCAAACGAGCTGCTCTCGACCGTGGGCGATCCCACGACCTGGCCGCTCGAGAAGACCCGCGAGGTCATCGGCGACGTCGCGACCATTGACGCCTAG